The genomic DNA GCTTTGCCGCACTAGCCGGCGAGGACTAGTCCAATGCCGATGCCCAGGCCAATGGCGATGCCTAGGAAGAGCTTGCCGAGCAAATCGAGGACGATGACGCGGACCTTGCCCCAAACGTCTCTATGGGGCTCGCGGAGAGCGCTGGAGAGGTCATCAAACACCGTATCCATGGACAGACTCTAGATCGGAACGCGACGGATGTGAATCCCCATCCTCTGGCGTTTTCACACCAGTTCTTAGCGGCTGCTAATTTTGCGCTCCTCATGTCTCCTTATATCGGCGTGCCCCCAGGCCGTTATGGGCGCAACCTTCAACATCGTATTTTTATTCAACTCGTCTAATAGACGGGACGTATCCGTAGTTTAAACCTGGAAAGACCGATCTTGCGGCTGCCGATGTCACGTGGCCTTGTCGACCGAGCGGTGTCGCATGCTGTGCCGGATAAGCGGCGTGAGTGGAGGCCTTGCCCCTGAAAAATGACCGGCGCCGTTGGTGGAGGTTGCCTGAACTGCTGGCGCCGGCCAGTTCAGTGCGCAAACGCAGCCATAGCTGAGTCTTGACGTCGGGTCACCTTTCGCGCCGGCGGGTCGAAACACGCGCTCAGCGGGAACTGACGCGGCGCGCGGAGGCCGGCGCAGGACCACGCATATAATAAAGCTCCGGCCGATAGCGTGGTGCAACGAATTCGCGAAAGGCTGATGCCAACCGAGTGATCAAACTCCACATCGAAACGCCTCCTATGACCTTGTGACGGCTGGAGGACATGGCGGCAAAATCCGTGATGCCGGCGCTGACAGGGTCGCTGGTGATGGACCGCTAGAACAAAAGACTGAATCGGATTGGATCGCGGTCAGAAGTCCCCATGCGGTTTCGGACGAGAAGAGGGCGATCCCGAGGCCCGTGGCCAAGATCAATGCGGGAAGGCCGAGCAGCAGCTTACGCGACATCATTGTCCCAACCTCACGCACGCCGGTGTTGATGTGGAACAGATTCTACGCGCCCCGGCGTGCCTGAAACTGTGGTTGCAACAGCCGTGCCACGCTTGCATGCCAAACAACCTGGCTATCCGGCGGCGAGATCCCGCGCGAAAAAGACCGGCGCCTTCCATCGCGCCCGCAGTCCCATTTCAGGACGAATCCGCTGGCACCGCGCTTGCATGGAGACCGTTGCCGGCTAATCCCGGTCGGCTCGTCGGGCTTGAAGGTTGTTGTTGGGGGCCTCGCCCGGCGAGTTGAGCATTCCGTCTCTTGCAATCGTGCGAGGTAGGATGTTTACCGACAAAGAGACCCGAGTGGTCGAGGCTTGCCTGCTGGTTGCCGTGCCGCTGTCGATCGTTGTGGCAGCCGCCCTTGCGTGGCTCATTCCTCTGTGAGCGCTTCTGTCGGATCCGCATGCTGGCCAGCAAGCGCGCTCGCCGCCATCCCGGCCGTATAGCGCTGCCGGTAACGCCAGGCTCTGCTGGCGAGCATCACGGCGGCGATTGCGGCGATGTAGAGCTGGACTGCTGTGCCCGTGGGGAATTTACCTGGCGGAGGGAGTGTCATTTAAACCCACGTCCGCCAAGGTTTGCCGTCATTCGAAAAACACGTTGAATCTGTTGGGTTTCTAGCATTCTCCGTTTGCTGGGTTCCGTTCCAATCCGCTATCATTGCGGCTCAAAGTTAGGAACGGAGTTGCTGATTTGGTCCGCTCGCTCAACCTCCTCGCCGAAACCTCCATTCGCGCGAAAGAAATGAAGCCGGGTCGCTACAGCGACGGCGGTGGGCTCTACCTGATGGTCAAGAAGGGCGGGACCAAATCCTGGACTTTCGTCCACTTCAAGGGGTCTGGCGCCGGACGCGCATGGAAGGAAGCCGGGCTCGGCTCCTATCCTGGCGTTTCACTGAAGGAAGCGCGTCTTGCCGCCGCTGGCTGCCGTGACCGTCTGCGGCGCGGGCTGGAGCCGATCGACGCGGATGCCGAGGTCGAGGCTCCAACCTTTGCCAAGTGCGCGGACGACTTCATTGCCGAAGCCGGCAAGGGCTGGAGCAATCCGAAGCACAAGGCCCAATGGGAAATGACCCTAGGCGATGCCTACTGCAAATCCATCCGGGCGAAGGCGGTGTCGGAAGTCACGACGGCCGATGTGCTGGCCATACTGAAACCAGTCTGGCAGGCGAAGCCGGAAACAGCGCAGCGCCTGCGCGGGCGGGTTGAACGGGTGTTGGACTTTGCTAAGGCCTCGGGTCATCGTTCTGGCGAAAACCCGGCTCTTTGGCGGGGGCATCTACAACACCTGCTGGCGAAGGGGAAGAAGCTCTCGCGCGGACACCATAGCGCAATGCCCTACAGCGATGTACCGGCGTTCGTGAAGCGCCTGCGGACCTCTGGGGCGATGTCTGCGAAGGCGTTGGAATTCCTCATCCTGACGGCGGCACGCTCCGGCGAAGTGTTGGGCGCGGTGTGGGATGAGCTGGATCTTGAAGAAAAGGTTTGGACAGTGCCGGCGGCGCGCATGAAGGCCCGCAAGGTGCATCGCGTACCTTTGACGGATGCCGCCATAAATATCTTGATCCCGCTGCACGAGGCGCGTGTATCTGCCTACGTCTTTCCGGGCGAGACCAAGAAGGGCGGGAGTGAGGCGCCGCTTTCCGTGATGGCGATGACGATGCAGATGCGCCGGATGGAAGTCGGTGAATTCACACCGCACGGTTTCCGGTCCGCCTTCCGGGATTGGTGCGGCGATCAAACCAGTTTCCCGCGCGAAGTCGCCGAAGCCGCTCTCGCTCACAAGGTCGGCGATTCGGTCGAGAATGCTTACCGGCGGTCGGACGCATTGGAAAAGCGCCGGAAGCTGATGAACGCCTGGAGTAACTTCTTAAACGCTCCGGCGCGCGGCAACCTGCGCCTTGTTGGGGGAAACGCCAGATAACCGTCCTCTGGCGTCCGTCCTCGCTTGACCGGCGAATCTGACGAGAAGATATTGCTGATTCGAGGGATCGATTCAGAGGACCCGTCGCGGATTGTTCAGAGGCCGCGACGCTGCGTGGGGGCGCGGCGGTCCACCCTCGATATCTAAAGACCTGGGAGGGGCAAGAACGTCGTATTCGCGTCGTCGATTTACTATGCCTTTAGACGAGAACCAACCGGGAACAAATACCCTGGGGATAAACTGTGGAAAACATGGCATCGAGATGAGCTTAAGCCATTGAAAAAACAGAACAAATGCCTCATCAAAAAATAATTGTTAACACTATTTCTAGGGTTTGGCGTCGAGTCATCCAGGATGCTAATATGTCCGTGGTGATTTGAAGCCGTTTCAACGGAAGAAAGGAAAGGGAATGAGCGCACCCAATGCCTACACCGTCGCCGCCTTCTGCGACGCGTACGGCATCCGCCGCAACTCGGCCTATCTGGAAATCAAGGCCGGCCGGTTGGAGATCAGGAAGGCAGGCAGGAAGACGCTGATCCGCAAGGTAGATGCTGACGCCTGGCTGAACAGTCTACCGAAAGGAAACCCGGAGCCCGCTTCGGCGGAGGAAGCTTGAGCGGCCGGTCGCCAAACCTAAGGCCGCTCAAGCCCCGATCTGACCCAATATCTTCACAACCCCTTGCAGATTCTGAAAGGACCAGACGATGGAAGCCATAGCAGGGGACTTTCCCCGCGCGAAATCAATTCCGACGACTGCAAACAAGAAATTTTCGATCACCGTCAAGGTCGAGCCGGATGGACGTACGGTCAAGCTCGACGGGCGTGCCGCCTGGATGCTCAAGCAACTGATCGACGCCGGGAAGCGCGGCCTCACCACACTCGACCTGCCGGCCGGCATCAGAGTGAGTCACAGCGTTTTTCTGCTGCGGCGAGCCGGGTTCGTCATTTCGTCGCCGCGCGAGAGCCATGGCGGCCCCTTCCCAGGAACGCATTCTAGGTACACGCTGGCAACTCCGGTGACCATCATCGAAGACATGGCGACTGCTGCATGAACGCTGCCGCCGACTTCCAGAAACTATCAGTTTCGCCGGAAGTCCGTGGGGTGGGGTCTCGCTACGCCGAGACCATCGCCCGCCTTCACGGCGCCGGCTACAAGCTCCTGCCGCTCGGCGACGGGCCGGACGGCAAGAAGCCCTTGGTTGCCAACTGGTCCGGCGCGCGCGGCTGCTCAGTGGCCACGTGTCTTAGTCTGATGGGCAAGGCCGAGTCGCAGATGTACGGCATCCGGCTTGATGGGCTGGTCGTGGTCGACTGCGATACCGACAACGCCGCGACCCGCGACTACGTCGAACAGCACTTCGGGCTTTCGCCGGTAATGACCCGGACGTCGCGCGGCGTCCACTACTGGTTCCGGGCGGGGTTCTATGTCCCGCCCAAGGTGCGCCTGCCCGACATCTCGATCGACTTCAAGACTGGTGCCGGCTCGTTTGTGGTCGGCCCGGATTCGGTTCGGCCAGACACTGGCCAGTCGTATGAGGCAGCGGGCGCGCCGCTCGGCTTCGCCGCGCGCCTGCCGATTTTCCAGGCGACGCCGCCACAATGGCAGCCTGGGTCCAAAAGGGCAGAGGTGGGCAAGCGCGACCGCCATCTTTTCCGACGCGGGATCGAGCTGGCTTTGGTTGCTGACAGCGAGGCCGAAGTTTTTGACGAGCTTTGCCTGCTGCGGGATCTGGAGTGCGACAACCCAGAAAGCGTTTCGAATGCCGAAATCCGGGCAAAGGCCCGATGGGCATGGCGTAATCGGGATCGGCTTTACGTTTGGGGCGGCCGAAATTCGACATTCGCCACCAACCGCACCGCGACCGCCGCCTTGGCCGCCCACAAAAATGGGGACGATGCCGCGCTTTTGTACATGGTCCTCAATGGCATGCACGGCCACCGGCCAGGCAAACTCTTCACGGTCGTTGCGCAAGGCCTGATCGATAAAGGCCACCTTCCGTTGCAGAGCAAGAGCCGGATCTACCGCGACGTTCTAGTCCTGGTGGCTGTCGGGCTGTTGCAGGTGGTTCGACGTGGTCGCCGTAGCCAGAAGGAGCCCAACGTCTATCGGCTGTGTCTTCCCGATCAGAGTGAGAAGGAGGAGGTGTAGTGCTTACTTCATTCCCAAATATGGGACTGACAATTGCGGTACGGGAGACCGTCCCCGGATTGTGGAACCGAAACCGGGCGGACTGTCGCCCGCTCGGTCAGATCATGAGCGAAGCCCGTAGTGGCAAACTGGCCGGCACTCGCCGTCTACCAGACGGTTCTGTCCTTGTTGATGACGTCGGCGCCGCGCTCGCTGCGATGAAGCGAAAGGGGGTATAGATGGGTCCGAGCATCGTTCCGTTCCCGATGGCGAAATCAGACGGTGCGGTCAAAGTGGCAGTCGCAGCCTTGGCGGCGCTCAATGGCCCGTCGGCCGATGCGTATTGGCGGAAGCTAATCACAGCCAAGCGCCACGCGATGACAGCTCAAGGAATCTCTGAGGTCGAGGTGGACGAGACCCTTCTGGCTTTCGGCCAAGAGGTGTTCTTGGCTTTGGCGCGCCGATATCAGCCAGATGAAGGTGACGCCGCATGATGACGGTGATCAAGACTGAAGGCGGCTTTGCGGTGGTCGCGGCCGGCGAAATGCTGGCCGGTCCGTTTCCAACAAATGCCGAAGCATGGCGCGTGCTCGATCGATTGGAAGGGCAGCCGATATCACCAGCAGAGAAGCGTGCGGACTGGATCTCGAACAAGATACTGGCGGCCGGCCCGAAGCCGAAGGAGCCGAAGTCGGCTCGCGACGAAAAGAAGCGGACCAAGAAAATGAAGCGGGCTGCGGCCAAGGCCCCGAGGTGGGTCCGCGATATAGCCGCGGCGAAGTTCGACCCGCAGGTCCACCGCAAGCATCGCGAGTGGCAGCTCGGCACGTTCGGCGCAGCGTCTGACGTAAGACGCATCGACCCGGCCGATTACCTCGCATCGAGAAAGGAAGGTCAATGACTATTGCAGAACGACAAGCGCGAGAAGCCTATGACCGCGAAAACCCGTGGCGGCCGATGAACACCGCCGTTCGCGGGGATGGCCTCATCTGCGAGCTGCTCTTCAACGATATGGTCGGGGACTACGGCACGCCGGGAATGCAATTCTTCCTGGATAACGACGGCCGGTGGTACCGGATTGATCCTCCTGGGGAGGTTTTTCTGTCGCCATCGCCGATCAATTGGCGGCCCGCCTATGTCCGCCTTACGCCGGAGCGTAGAAACTACCTCAGGCGCAAGGCGAAGGGCGACAAATAGTCAGTCGATGCGCACCGAAAGGAGAAATGCTGGATGACGTATAGTTGGCCCGACGGCCTCTACCCGCTACGCAACTGGCTGAAAGCGCAAGGCGTCGATGTCAAGTCGATCGTCAGCGAGCGTCAGGCGGCTTTCTACGTGCAGAAGCTGAGCGATCAGCGGATCAAATTTCCCGCCGATCGGTCCGCCTCGATGTTTCCGATCCTGAAGCGTCTGCAGGATATCATCTGTGCCGGCGCGGCCACGCCGCGGCCGGTCCCGACGCGGGGTCAGCCGTTCGTGCCGAAGAAGAAGGGGAAAACGAAACCGGCGCAGGACATCAAGCACGAAGTCCCCGCGGACGCGCTGGTCGTCTACTGCGACGGATGTTGCGAGCCCAACCCTGGCGCCGGCGGCTGGGGGTTTGCTGTCTACCGTGACGGCGCAGAAATTCACGCCGAATCCGGAGGCGCTGTGCAAACCACCAACAACGCCATGGAGATGACAGGCATTCTGATGACCTTGGCTTGGGTGGCTGCATCGGCGCCGGCCGAGCCGGTGGTCATCTTTTGCGACAGCAAATATGTCGTGACAGGCATCAATGAGTGGGTGCCTGGCTGGAAGGCCAAAGGCTGGAAGCGCAAGGGGGAGAACGCCAGCGAAAAGAACCAGGCTATTGCGAATCTTGCCCATTGGCAGGCGATCGACAAGGCGCGCGACGAACTCCAATTCGTGAAAATTGATTGGGTGAAGGGACACGCGGGCATCACCGGAAACGAGCGCGCTGATGAACTCTCTCTGATCGGTCGCGAAGGGGCTCTTGAAGCGGCCAACGAAGCCGATCCGATCCGCCAGCAGCTAAAATACTCGGTGTGAAGGGAGCGACCATCGCGGATGAACGCACGAAGCCAAGGCGGTATGACCCCGTTTTACGCCTATTCCTCCTTCAACAAGAGGGGAGGGAAGACACACCCGCGCGTCGCACGGACACGCAATCGCATCCTCGACCTATGGGAGGAAATGGCCAGCTACTCGACGATAGCCGAGGAACTGGATATCTCGATCAGCACCGTTGTCGAGTGCATCGCTCGCGCTAGGCGTCTGAAAGACCCGCGAGCCGAGCGACCATACCGCCACCGCAAGATCCAAATCGCCGAGAAGCGCCGCCGCGAGATCAGGCGCTTGCTCGAGGACGGCTACCGGCCGCGGGAGATTGCCAAGCGGCTTAAGGTTTCCACGCGGCTGGTGCTAATTCGAATGAAGGAGAGCGCTGCGTCTACAGTAGAGAAAACTAGATGAAGGGACGGAAGACAGGCGGCAGGGTCGCCGGCACGCCGAACAAAATCACGGCCTCCATCAAGGAAGCCGTGACCGAGGCTTTTGAGAAGGCCGGCGGCGTCGACTATCTCGTCAAGCTTGCCGCCGAAGACCCTCGCACATTCTGCGGCCTTGTCGGCAAGGTGATACCTCTCCAGGTGGACGCCAAGCTTGACGGGCCGCTCACGGTTCAAGTCCTGAAGCTGGCCGGGTCAGATGCCGACGATACAGCTTCCAAATAGCGGTTGGCGGCCGCGCTGGTATCAGCGCAAGGCCTGGGACACATGGGAGCGCGGCTGCAAGCGCCAGCTCCTGTTCTGGCATCGTCGCGCCGGTAAGGACGAGATCAACCTGAATATGCACGCGGTGTCAGCCCATGAGCGGCCAGGCACCTATTGGCACATGCTGCCCGAGGCGGCACAGGCGCGCAAAGCAATCTGGAATGCGGTCAACCCGCACACCGGCAAGCGGCGGCTGTTCGAGGCGTTCCCTGAAGCGCTGATAGAGAACATGAACGACAATGAAATGTTCGTCCGGTTCAAGGTCGGCTCGACGTTCCAGGTGGTTGGATCGGACAACTTCAACAGCCTGGTCGGCGCGCCACCGGTCGGCATCACGTTTTCCGAGTGGGCGCTGGCCAATCCGGCTGCATGGGCCTACCTGTCGCCGATTCTGGCCGAGAATGGCGGATGGGCATCGTTCATTACTACGCCGCGCGGCAACAACCACGCCAAGGGCATGCTCGACGCGGTGAAGGGCAATGTCTTCGACCCCGTGTCGAACCCGCGCGGCTGGTTCAGCGAGGTGCTGCCGGCCAGCGCCACGGGGGCCATCGACGAAGTGACGATCGAGGAGCAGCGCGCAATCTATGTGGGCCTGTTCGGCAAAGAGACGGCCGACATGCTCATTGACCAGGAATATTACTGCTCCTTCGCGGGCGCGTTGATCGGCTCATATTGGGGCGCCGAGATAGCACGTGCCGAGCGCATGGGGCGCATCGGCGTCGCATTCGACATCGATCCTCGGTTTCCGGTGCATACCGCGTGGGATCTGGGTAAGGCGGTCAACAATCCGATCTGGTGCTTTCAGGTCATCGACGGTGTGCCGCTCATCGTCGACTTCTACGTTCCCGACAGCGAAGACCTTGAAGACTGGTGCAAGTGGCTCGACGAGCAGGGATACCACGGCGACGACTATGTTCCGCACGACATCCTGCATCCGCAGTGGGGAACGAAGCGCACGCGCCTCGACACGCTCAGGGCGCACGGGCGCAAGCCGAAGATGGTCGGCATGGTCAGCCTGGCCGAGGGCAACAACGCCGGCCTGCAGACGATCAAGGT from Mesorhizobium sp. M1E.F.Ca.ET.045.02.1.1 includes the following:
- a CDS encoding site-specific integrase produces the protein MVRSLNLLAETSIRAKEMKPGRYSDGGGLYLMVKKGGTKSWTFVHFKGSGAGRAWKEAGLGSYPGVSLKEARLAAAGCRDRLRRGLEPIDADAEVEAPTFAKCADDFIAEAGKGWSNPKHKAQWEMTLGDAYCKSIRAKAVSEVTTADVLAILKPVWQAKPETAQRLRGRVERVLDFAKASGHRSGENPALWRGHLQHLLAKGKKLSRGHHSAMPYSDVPAFVKRLRTSGAMSAKALEFLILTAARSGEVLGAVWDELDLEEKVWTVPAARMKARKVHRVPLTDAAINILIPLHEARVSAYVFPGETKKGGSEAPLSVMAMTMQMRRMEVGEFTPHGFRSAFRDWCGDQTSFPREVAEAALAHKVGDSVENAYRRSDALEKRRKLMNAWSNFLNAPARGNLRLVGGNAR
- a CDS encoding helix-turn-helix domain-containing protein → MSAPNAYTVAAFCDAYGIRRNSAYLEIKAGRLEIRKAGRKTLIRKVDADAWLNSLPKGNPEPASAEEA
- a CDS encoding bifunctional DNA primase/polymerase; this encodes MNAAADFQKLSVSPEVRGVGSRYAETIARLHGAGYKLLPLGDGPDGKKPLVANWSGARGCSVATCLSLMGKAESQMYGIRLDGLVVVDCDTDNAATRDYVEQHFGLSPVMTRTSRGVHYWFRAGFYVPPKVRLPDISIDFKTGAGSFVVGPDSVRPDTGQSYEAAGAPLGFAARLPIFQATPPQWQPGSKRAEVGKRDRHLFRRGIELALVADSEAEVFDELCLLRDLECDNPESVSNAEIRAKARWAWRNRDRLYVWGGRNSTFATNRTATAALAAHKNGDDAALLYMVLNGMHGHRPGKLFTVVAQGLIDKGHLPLQSKSRIYRDVLVLVAVGLLQVVRRGRRSQKEPNVYRLCLPDQSEKEEV
- a CDS encoding DUF6074 family protein, which encodes MGPSIVPFPMAKSDGAVKVAVAALAALNGPSADAYWRKLITAKRHAMTAQGISEVEVDETLLAFGQEVFLALARRYQPDEGDAA
- a CDS encoding ribonuclease H produces the protein MTYSWPDGLYPLRNWLKAQGVDVKSIVSERQAAFYVQKLSDQRIKFPADRSASMFPILKRLQDIICAGAATPRPVPTRGQPFVPKKKGKTKPAQDIKHEVPADALVVYCDGCCEPNPGAGGWGFAVYRDGAEIHAESGGAVQTTNNAMEMTGILMTLAWVAASAPAEPVVIFCDSKYVVTGINEWVPGWKAKGWKRKGENASEKNQAIANLAHWQAIDKARDELQFVKIDWVKGHAGITGNERADELSLIGREGALEAANEADPIRQQLKYSV